In Malus sylvestris chromosome 16, drMalSylv7.2, whole genome shotgun sequence, the following are encoded in one genomic region:
- the LOC126607121 gene encoding 18S rRNA (guanine-N(7))-methyltransferase RID2-like, with product MSRPELQAPPEIFYNEEEARKYTRNSRIMEIQSELSHRALELLALPDDGVPRLLLDIGCGSGLSGDTLSESGHQWIGLDISQSMLDVALENEVEGDLLLGDMGQGFGLRSGVIDGAISISAVQWLCNADKSSHNPRLRLKAFFGSLYRCLARGARAAFQVYPENLDQRELILSSAMRAGFAGGVVVDFPNSSKKRKEYLVLTCNSPSITTSTPKGKGEDGEGSTDDESSEDEENQTVSNSDRHRPRKKQKTNKKGKGREWILKKKEQMRKKGNVVPPDTKYTARKRKARF from the exons ATGTCTCGGCCGGAGCTGCAAGCTCCACCCGAGATATTCTAcaatgaagaggaagctcgaaaGTACACTCGCAATTCCCGAATCATGGAAATTCAGTCGGAGCTCTCCCACCGAGCCCTAGAGCTTCTCGCTCTCCCCGACGACGGCGTCCCCAGGCTGCTCCTCGATATTG GTTGTGGGTCGGGGCTCAGCGGAGATACATTGTCAGAGAGTGGGCATCAGTGGATTGGTTTAGATATTTCCCAGTCGATGCTTG ATGTGGCATTGGAGAATGAGGTTGAGGGTGATCTTTTGCTCGGGGACATGGGTCAG GGCTTTGGACTTCGTTCAGGAGTTATTGATGGAGCGATAAGCATCTCAGCCGTTCAG TGGTTGTGCAATGCTGATAAGTCATCACATAATCCACGATTACGATTGAA GGCTTTCTTTGGATCATTATACAGATGCTTAGCAAGGGGAGCAAGGGCAGCATTTCAAGTTTATCCTGAAAATCTGGACCAGCGCGAGTTGATTTTGAGTTCTGCAATGCGTGCTGGATTTGCGGGGGGTGTCGTTGTTGATTTTCCCAACAG TTCCAAGAAACGAAAGGAGTACCTTGTCCTCACGTGCAATTCACCATCTATTACCACTTCTACTCCCAAGGGAAAAGGCGAAGATGGCGAGGGTTCCACTGATGATGAGAgtagtgaagatgaagaaaatcagACA GTTTCAAACTCAGACAGGCACAGGCCGAGGAAAAAGCAGAAGACAAATAAGAAAGGCAAGGGAAGAGAATGGATACTAAAGAAGAAGGAACAGATGAGAAAAAAGGGAAATGTTGTTCCACCAGACACCAAATACACAGCTCGGAAAAGAAAAGCTCGATTTTGA